The following coding sequences are from one Plasmodium coatneyi strain Hackeri chromosome 11, complete sequence window:
- a CDS encoding Acetyl-CoA synthetase: MNKQQSNGNMIKMDSGQLNVIDIDQNIFLSKNSFPVNEFYSQNDNKTGTNANIKDVSTYKEMYEESINNPELFWGNIAKSSVRWSKLFTKVYSGNFKKGNINWFVNGKINACDNCVDRWVEKHPNKTAIIWEKDTPNDFKKISYQKLLERTCKIANLLKMHGVKKQDVVTIYLPMIPEIVYTMLACARIGAIHNVVFAGYSAGSLCDRILDSKSSILITSDFGMRGGKLTKLKQIADAAMGMCGDAIKVCIVFKNKTKISDANRAYLESTSQSKLYHSTSVDLKGADNFLAQGTTHVINSKQNGINKNEHEQMNNNHCDSASLYACPRGEGDCTNHGNHNNYDSRNNYDNHDNHGGHPLCNGMETGNHCNAPLGESTNSDGTKAKGIHTLHKKICKNSSLTKNPTSDKTDNSNQIANGHNKCNREGEQPTNNMGDGSSHSLGKKSCDYINSVTGKSFVEASKESITFDSKSYRSSDYQKSNFDENICTLKEGRDVDGSALIKNMRAYCPIEYVDSEDFLCLLYTSGSTGKPKGVAHTTAGYLLYAYATCKYIFDVKSDDIFGCVADIGWVTGHTYVLYGPLLNGITTILFSSIPTYPDCGRYWSLIETHKVTQFYTAPTALRALMKHGDSYVEKYDLSSCRILGSVGEPINPETWRWYYNIVGKKKCVIVDTYWQTETGGIVIAPIPNLFKMKPGCATLPFFGVQLEILDSKTLEPLNGPNVCGLLCIKSPWPGMLRTVYGNHSRLVKTYFSSCPNYYFTGDGAYRDEDGYYWISGRIDDTLNVSGHRLGAAEIEHALVQHSCIAEAAVVSFRHVVKGEGILCFVVKKVCVSKKWGELEGLQARETPNQCVDRNGNTKNPNNHLPSTSKVAEVDTMHVTLTDEKIIEELKLNVRRAIGPIATPDLICIVPDLPKTRSGKIIRRILRCIANEINDFGDITTVANYEVIDIIVNKFRESKLKFLSGT; this comes from the coding sequence ATGAATAAGCAACAAAGCAATGGAAACATGATCAAAATGGATTCAGGACAATTGAACGTTATCGATATAGatcaaaatattttcctcagCAAAAACTCTTTCCCAGTAAACGAATTTTACAGCCAAAATGATAATAAGACGGGCACAAATGCAAACATAAAAGATGTAAGCACATATAAAGAGATGTACGAAGAAAGTATTAACAACCCAGAGTTATTCTGGGGAAACATAGCAAAGAGTAGTGTAAGGTGGTCTAAATTATTCACCAAAGTATACAgtggaaattttaaaaaagggaacattaACTGGTTTGTTAATGGCAAAATTAATGCATGTGATAATTGTGTAGATAGATGGGTGGAAAAACATCCAAACAAGACTGCAATAATATGGGAAAAAGATACACCAaatgattttaaaaaaataagttatCAAAAATTGTTAGAAAGGACATGCAAAATTGctaatttgttaaaaatgcatGGAGTGAAGAAGCAAGATGTGGTCACCATTTATTTACCCATGATCCCAGAAATTGTGTATACCATGCTAGCATGTGCTAGAATAGGTGCAATTCACAACGTCGTCTTTGCTGGGTATTCAGCGGGCAGTTTGTGTGACCGCATATTGGACTCCAAATCtagtatattaattacaaGCGATTTTGGCATGAGGGGAGGAAAGTTAACTAAGCTCAAGCAAATTGCGGATGCGGCTATGGGAATGTGTGGTGACGCCATCAAAGTCTGTatcgtttttaaaaacaaaacgaagaTAAGTGACGCGAATAGAGCATACCTGGAAAGCACATCGCAAAGTAAGTTATACCACTCTACCAGCGTCGATTTGAAAGGTGCTGATAATTTTTTGGCACAGGGTACAACCCACGTGATAAATAGCAAGCAAAATGGAATcaacaaaaatgagcacGAACAGATGAACAACAACCATTGTGACAGTGCCTCCCTTTATGCGTGCCCACGGGGGGAGGGTGATTGCACCAATCACGGTAATCACAATAATTACGATAGTCGCAATAATTATGATAATCATGATAACCATGGTGGCCACCCCCTCTGTAACGGGATGGAGACCGGCAACCACTGCAATGCCCCCCTTGGGGAGAGCACCAATAGCGATGGCACTAAAGCCAAAGGGATACACACCCTCCATAAAAAAATCTGCAAAAATAGCAGCCTAACGAAGAACCCCACTTCTGATAAAACAGACAATAGTAACCAAATTGCCAATGGGCACAACAAATGCAATCGCGAGGGAGAGCAGCCCACTAACAACATGGGAGACGGGAGCAGCCACTCCTTGGGGAAGAAGTCATGTGATTATATCAACTCCGTGACGGGTAAATCCTTCGTGGAAGCATCAAAGGAGAGTATAACATTTGATTCGAAAAGTTACCGCAGTAGTGATTACCAGAAGAGCAATTTTGACGAGAATATATGCACGTTAAAAGAAGGTCGAGATGTTGACGGTTCCGCgttaataaaaaacatgAGAGCCTATTGTCCAATAGAATATGTAGACAGTGAAGACTTCCTATGTTTATTGTACACCTCCGGTTCGACTGGGAAACCCAAAGGTGTAGCGCATACAACAGCAGGGTATTTGCTATATGCCTACGCAACCTGTAAGTATATATTTGATGTAAAATCAGATGATATTTTTGGATGCGTTGCAGACATTGGGTGGGTAACTGGCCATACGTATGTTTTATATGGTCCCCTACTGAACGGAATAACCACCATcttgttttcttccattccgACGTACCCAGATTGTGGTAGATATTGGAGTTTAATAGAAACGCATAAAGTCACACAGTTCTACACCGCACCTACAGCACTTAGAGCGTTAATGAAACATGGGGATTCATACGTTGAAAAATATGACCTGTCGTCATGTCGAATTTTAGGGAGTGTAGGTGAACCAATAAACCCAGAAACATGGAGATGGTATTACAACAttgttgggaaaaaaaaatgtgtaattgTGGATACCTATTGGCAAACAGAAACGGGAGGAATTGTCATTGCTCCGATACccaatttatttaaaatgaaacCTGGGTGTGCtactcttccattttttggtGTCCAATTAGAAATTCTAGATTCTAAAACGTTGGAACCTTTGAATGGTCCTAATGTTTGTGGATTATTATGTATCAAGAGTCCATGGCCAGGCATGCTCAGAACTGTGTATGGGAATCATAGCAGGTTAgtaaaaacatatttttcttcctgtcccaattattattttacgGGAGATGGTGCGTACAGAGACGAAGATGGATACTACTGGATTTCCGGTAGAATTGATGATACTTTAAATGTGTCTGGTCATCGTTTAGGAGCTGCAGAAATTGAGCATGCCTTGGTGCAACACTCATGCATTGCGGAGGCAGCCGTTGTTTCGTTCCGTCATGTCGTGAAGGGGGAAGGTATTCTCTGCTTCGTTGTTAAAAAGGTGTGTGTGTctaaaaaatggggagagcTGGAGGGGTTACAAGCGAGAGAAACACCTAACCAATGCGTTGATCGCAatggaaatacaaaaaatccGAATAACCATTTACCATCGACTTCCAAGGTGGCAGAAGTCGACACCATGCATGTGACCTTAacagatgaaaaaattatagaagaattaaaattaaaCGTTAGACGAGCCATAGGTCCCATCGCCACCCCGGATCTCATTTGTATAGTGCCTGATTTGCCTAAAAcaagaagtggaaaaatcaTTAGGAGAATACTAAGATGTATAGCAAACGAGATAAACGATTTTGGCGATATTACCACCGTTGCGAATTATGAAGTTATCGACATTATTGTTAACAAGTTTAGGGAGTCCAAGTTGAAGTTCTTGTCAGGGACGTAA